ACTGGACAAGATGGTGAGAAATATTATTTCATCGACTATGCATTTCATGCGCACTACTTCTCCGCGCATTGCGATGTTTCGCTCTGGTATGAGGGACGGCATCAGGGTAGCGCTCAGATCACATACCTTTGAGTCCCTCTGGTGCCTGAAGTTAGGTATTTGAAGGGCTGGCTGCAAGATTCCTATCAAAGAGGTCATTGATGATGAATAGGACGATTTGGCTGTTTTAAAAGCCAAAAGGTTTCGAGGAAGAGTCTTGAAACAGTCTTGAGCTCAAGGCAAAGGATTGTAAGATCTCATTAAGAAGCTTGTCTCGGCATCgaattctctttttctttctcctcttcaaattGAGAAACTTGAGGACCAATACTTTTTTCCCGGAGCCCGGCGGACTACAAATGAATagaaccaccaccactggaTGGTGGATATCCGCCAGTTTGGGTTTACATGAGCGTTTTGTTAGGTGACGCATTGAATGGAGCGAGTGATGTACATCTCCGCCACAGAGCACACAAGAGTAAATATTGTCGACCTCACATGAAATTTCGCCAATGTCTCTGTTCAATGGAGGCTCCATCCACGCTCCCACCTTCAATTCGGATCAATAAAACATTGTCTCATCGCTTATCCTAGGTTGTACTTGACCTCTATAAAGCTTTCAATGTTTTGAGTGCCTGAATGCCTGACTTTTCAAAAGGGGGCGTCCCCCCACGGAGGGGCAGATCAAAACCACGTGACTCCGTCAGGTACCAGCCACTGCCTGCGCCACAGCAAAATCGCCGCGAATTAATGAAATCCACAACGGACTCGCCTTTGAAGAAATCCGCGAAATTGAGCATTTGCCGCATCACATAACCACACACCATGTCTCGACTGGGGAAGTGAGTATTGACACATGCAGATCGATCTGGAAGTTCTTGCCGCTGActatcctttttttttccaaaacgTACAGCAACGCCGACTGggccgacgatgacgagtACGATGATCCCTCAGCGCTGCCCGCAACCCAAATTACCGAGAACAAAGACGGCACCAAGACGGTCGTCTCCTACCGCTTCAAcgatgagaacaagaaaGTGAAGGTCACCCGCAGAATCAAGTCTACTGTTGTTCGCGAGCACGTCAACCCACAGGTGGCCGAGCGTCGGTCTTGGGCCAAGTTCGGCCTCGAGAAGGGCCACGCGCCCGGCCCCTCCTTCGACACGACCTCCGTGGGCGAGAACATGATCTTCCGTCCCAGCACAAACTGGAAGGCCCAGGCTGCTGAGGCGGAGAAGAACCCCGAGCAGGGTAGCATGAAGGACCAgctcaaggacaagaaggtcAAGTGTCGTATTTGCAGTGGCGAGCATTTCACAGCCCGCTGTCCCTTCAAGGACACCATGGCCCCCGTCGAGGAGTCGACCGGTGCTGCTGGAGATATGGGCGTGGACGAGGGTGCTGCTGGCGGTCTGGGTGCTGGTTCTTCCAGCTACGTGCCTCCTCACTTGCGTGGAAAGGCTGGCGGTGCTGCTGGTGAGAAGATGGGTGGTCGCTTCGAAAAGGACGATCTCGCCACTCTCAGAGTTACAAACGTAGGCACATTCCGGACCACTCATACCTCCCGAAGATCTATTTCCCTGTTTACTGACATatcttcttttcatcttgACAGGTCAGCGAATTGGCAGAGGAACAAGAACTGCGCGATCTCTTCGAGCGGTTCGGTCGGGTCACCAGAGTTTTCCTTGCCCGGGACCGCGAAACCCAGCGGGCCAAGGGCTTTGCGTTCATCAGCTATGCGGATCGTGGCGATGCGGCTCGCGCTTGCGAGAAAATGGACGGCTGTATGTTCacatttccttttcttcctcggagTTTTCATGGACttgccccccctctcttctcccttgaAATTCGGAAACTAATcactctcttttctctgctGCAGTCGGTTACCGCCATCTCATTCTTCGTGTCGAGTTCGCCAAGCGTTCTACTTAGATTCGCTCTCCTCCCCCGTTTTACCCTCTCATGACTCATTTCTGGCtggattccttttctttctgtcttTCTGGCGGGCCTGGCTCTGTGCTGaaagctcttttcctttgaaATGTATGATTGATTGATTGTTAATGATGATTACCAAAAAAGACACCCACCATGTCAGTTACTTGCATTCGTCAGTCAGTACAAAAAGCAATGGTTGAGAGATTCTTGCACGATTTGGCTTGGCATGGACTCCTCCCCTTTTGACGGGGTATAATGTCCTCAATATAACATCTTTCTGCTTCCAAAGGCCTTCTCTGtacctctttcctctctaCTTTCATAGACAATTGAAGACGGCGCACTGGGTACGCTCAAAGAAGATATCAGTCTCTGCTCCGCCCTTGAAAAGAGGGAGCAAATATCTACGCAATATGGCATTCAACAGTACCAGACCAGCATTTTCCATCCGTCATTGAATCattcttcgtcttccttgACGGCAAGCAATCGAAAAGGTATCAGTAACTAGAAATTTACaagatcccccccccccccccccccccccccaaaaagggCGCTTGCCATTCTCCTCCATAGCGATATCGATCACGTCCTGCCTGTCCTTAGTTCGATAATCGAAGCCGGTGAATAATCAAGGGTTAGAGACCAGTTCATACTCCCGAGAGAATGCATCGTCCAGGCTTAACTGACATGGAGCAAGTAGAAGAAGATCCATAGTATGACTCCCAAAAAATCAATTCCCAGATCTTCTACATTCCATGACGGAGGTCAAAACTGCCTATCTATCCCATGCGGAGTTTagctggaaaagaaagaagtGTATATACCGATACGATCTTTCATTTATGAGCTTTTCGGCCTGGATGACAGCGTGGCAGAAGCAAGTCACCATGATGTTGTTGGTGATGGACTCAAGGAAGCTTCAAGAAGAACTTGGACGGCTCCGCATTCGGACAAGGAGAGAGTGGCCTTCTCGGAGCCAGAGTCCAAGGCATGGTAGAGAGAAGCTGATCACGAATACATTGAAGTAGTTCGGACAGGCTCAATGACCACAGATCATGCACATTTAAGAGTTTCGCCAGGCTTCATGACTGCCGGAGGTGTGCAAGAATTGGCGAGATAGTAGTCTCCTTCCAGTCGGAGATGGGTAACCGGACGACGTGTCTCGTGAGAGTATTCTATTCATATAGCAATTCTGTACTTTTTGTCAACGATAAACGGCGTTTCTCTCTgttaggatatttttgtaTTATCGTCTGTTCTCTTAGGGACCGTTGAGTATCTGGCGGTCTCGGTTCACATACAGGCAGAAAACATCTTATTCAAATGGTCTCTGAACGCTGTCTGGTCATTCCATAAGAGTATCCAGTCAATAAGTTTCAACAGAGGGGCTCTCACAAGCACACAGTCATAATTGACAAGTGTGTATGACCGCAACTCGAAGCAGACTCTTGCCTCCATTACGTGTCTTACCAGAATTTCTTGCTCCATCTTGCTCCACGACATGTCGCAAAGCACAATTGGAGAGAGAcgatggcaagaagaagcctcTCTACCGTTTCGGTTTGACTCTGAAACACTTTCACAAGTGAATTCCCATGCCCGTTCAGAAAGTTACGTTGTGCTCGACGAGGTTGGCACTTTGACGCGCCGCATTCGGAAGCCAGGGGCCTCAATAGACCTCAAAAATTTTGTTCGTTTGCCCGAGTATCACTCAAACCAATGTCAAGCCGGACCTTACTTCTCCGACGTCAGCATATCTAGTGACATTGACCCAAGTTTTCGGACAGGCCTTGGCTGGTGGGTATCTCACCTCTGAGCAGCACCTCACTCGGCAATGGAGGTGGCGTCAAAACTTGCTCATACCGTCCAGAACGAATTATATTATCTCCCGTGGATTGAGGAAGCTACGTCGCTGAGAAGCGACGAGGAATTGTCTGCTTCAAAGAGATCCATGCCCTCCAGCTCGACATGGCCCTGTGTCAGCCCCCGGATCATTCAAGATCAAAAATTTGCCCACGCCGAGAGAGCAGCAGTAAGGACGCATTGGTATCCTTGCCGTTGATTTGAGTTTTTTCCCCCGCTTGATACAAGCCCAGTCTGCTCTTCCTGCACCGACCTGGAGCAGGAAATAGCACCTATGGGCTCTCGGACACTCTATGAAGCTTTGAGAGTTATTGCCAAAGTGAAGCCTCCGGCAGCAACAGAGTATCTCCTTTTGGCCAACCAATCACTTCGAAGGATGTGCGCCTCTAGGCCGCCGGGTCAAGACTCTAGCGCGCCTGGAGCATAAATGCAGCGCTCCATCGTAACGGCGTATATCTCAAGACTTTACGAGAGTCTAGTTCACGCTATTTTTGAGGCCGTGTACAACTCAATGCACGCAGAGATTTGCCTTTGCAGGGATTTAAATAGGGTTGCATCACGTAGCATCAACATGGTTTCGGTGAGCGGGGTCTGAGCTGTGGGAATGTTTAGAAGGAGCAATAATCTGACGGTTTCTGAGCTTGTCGGGATAGAGATCCATGAATTGGGGGAAGGACTTGCGGTCAGTCTCTTCGGCTCAGCTTATTGACTCGGTTGGTATGCCCGTTGGCGTTGGTTCCGGGCAGGCTCCAGGATTTTCCGTTCGTTCTCTTGTCTCAAATCTTGTGAAAGGGTTCGTGTCACCCGCCCAGcagagttttttttttatctcctTTTTagaggaaaaaaagccccCGCCACGTTCTGGTAGGTTGAGGTGTGACAGGACATGAGATGTGAATGGGGTATCTGACATTTGACAGTCTCAGTAACATTGCAGCAGGACATTGGAGCGTTAGCTCGGGGAGACCCACCAAGGCGAAAGAGCTTGGTGCATTCGAGGTGAAAGTGTACAGTTGCCTCCAACCAGGCCCTAGTGATCTGCTCCCGGTGAGCATATTTTGCTCATGATTTCTGGGGCTGTACGACAGCACAGCACGATTCCACTGGCTGTTAATCTTACCGGGGCTTCCTTGTGGGGGGGAAGACAAAGTTTCAAAGTCTCGGGGAGAGCGGGGAAATGAGACTTCTAGGTTGACAAAAAATGACGTTGAGCATAATTCCACTCCAAGTGCGATGTGTATAGAGCCACAGGCAAAGCGCATCGCTACCCCAGGGAGTGTCCCGGGGGAATTCCGGAGCAAACGTGTCGAGGAATTTTGTTTGACAGTACAATCCCTGCTCAACGTAGCTTTGAAGTTTAGGGGTTTGATCATTTTTGGATGGGCTGCTGATGAGGTAGTCAGAGTTCATCAGTGCTCGACGTCTGATCCTGGCCCCTTCAACGTCTGATGCCAAAGCTCTTTTCCGTCGGCCGGCTCACCCGTCTTTCGGTAGCATGAACCGTTCATACTCCAACATTAGTCTCGTAGTCAGTACCGAGAGCATTTCATTGTACTGGCTCGTGGGATTTCAGAATGATTGGGGTTGCTCTCCGAAGGCGAAGCTTGATGAATGGTCGCTGAAAATGACCGGTCAACAAGAAGAGGGCTCTAGACTCTTTCTGCTTGAAAAGACGATTCCCATTTCGTCAGCACCAGTCAGGCATACCGACAAAGAAACCCTTGGGCATTTTGACGGTTTACTCGAGAGACCACAGTAATCAGCAGAATCTGACTCGGATTGATTCGGTTGATTCCGGTGTTTGCCAAGACGGAGCGACTACGGTCCCATACCAGTTGAACTGCCATCCGCGAGGGGAGGTTTGGGAAGAAAAAACGATTTCAAGCTGGGTCCATCCAGAATGTCCTCACAGCGGACGAGGTCTTTCGAGAGAAGTCGAAATAAGGACGCTGCGTGTCTCTCACGTGGACTTCCTACGTGCCATCTCTGCAAGCCATCGCGCGCGGCTACGAGCATAGTACCTTTAACCCCCTGTCCAAGATGTGCGAGATCGTTTTTGTCTTGAACTTGAGAGGATCCAGAATCCATTGTAGGGAGAGAGGCAGATGTGGATAAGCGCTAATGGTAATTTTTTCCCAGAAATGAATATAGGTAAGTCTTCCGGCTGCTGCGTCAAAACGACGGATATCAAAGTTTGTATTAGTGCGGTTTTGACTTAGATGCATCTCGTGATACTTCAGTCGTGCCGGGAAACAAGTGTGGCCACCTTGAAATGGGAGGCTTTCCGTGCATCTATGACAAGGTAACTGTTGCGAATGTTGGAGAAACCCCTTCGGGGTCACAGAACCGTGATGATCGTGAAAACTCGTCGCAAGACCCATGAACCAGGACGTGATACAGATGGAATAGTGAAAGACAGGGGGGGTATGGCAGTTGGAGGCCTGGGCCTAAAGCTCATCGACCAGGGGCTCTTCTTGGAAATGCATCCCTGCAAAGCCTCCTCATTAACCAGTTGAAACTCTCGAGCAGCGCCTAGAACAGGTCACGTCGCAGTTGGCTGTCTTGTCACCAGTCCGTtgctcttttgttttcttcccaCATTTAGGTCTTGCAATTTTAGTCACAGTCAGGACGCAGGTTGGTCAAGGTGCTCTACCTCAAATCCGAGCACGGTGTACAAGTGGCTTCTGGAAGGCCCAACGGGAGCCTTCGGGTCGATCCCTGTCGGCGACCTGAGCAATCGGCCGGGTGCAGCCCCGGGAATGAAAATTGAAGATTCCTCATTCGCTTCAGCAATTGACTTTCACACGAGTAGGTCTCACGGGCATCGGTCAAATAGTGTCTTTTCGTGAGCAGACCAATAGGAAATCTCCCCTCCGCTTTTTGGCCGCGTTCGGGGGTGCCTTTGTTGCATGTCAATTGCATGTGCCACGGTTGACTGATCCAGAACGGCACGTGCCTTTGCAAGGCCTGAGAATGGAAATAACCACCGTGCAATTGATTGAAGACAGGTCTCTCGACAGACCTGCCGTATTATGATGGAGATTCCGGGTTTGTCGGTGCGGACGTTGGCTTGGATCCTCAACGCAGGGAGCGGAGCGCCTGCCACATTACCACATATGGTGGAGACCTAcagagcaaaagaagaaagaaaatctTTTTTCTCAGAGCCGATTCCGGGCGAAAGGTATCGAATAAGATCCTTTTGCTGGTGATTGAGGTGAAGCGCAGCGTTCCATTTCGGGGAACAGTAGCTGCGAGATCCGTGGGTGGGGGAGGAGCCAGTCTCCAAATCCTGACAGTAAGGAAGGCTTTTCTGCAAGTGTCACCAAGCGAAAGGGCACGAGCTGTGTCTTCGTTCAGTCCTGTCAATGAAAATCGGGGATGTTGTGAGAATGCAGAACCGACTCGGCTATCTCCGTTCCGGACTGGGGCTCCCTTCCGTACCCGGGGAGGCACCGTGAGGTTGTGATAGATCCAAAGACGTGAAGTCGAATCAGTTAGGTACAAGTGGTGCTTCTCCGAGGACGTGGGTCGGCTCTTGGAAAGCAAGGGATCGACGGTATTCCCCATGAACCAGCACCACAGGTGCAGCTTTTCTGAGCATTGGGTCCTCGCGTCTGGCGATAGGAGCTGGCCTCTGTGAGTTGCAGAGGATCTCTAAGCAGTGCAAGGACTATGCTTCTCTGCAGACCGAGCAAAGGTCCCATCGTTACGAGTTCTCACCTGCATCATTCTCTACGTCTTCCTGGGATGATGGTCGGTGGTTTACCCCACAGTTCAGCGGTCTTTGGACGGCGCCACCGTCGGTCCTCTCCATCCAAAGGGGGGGCGGCGGGCGCCGCTGTAATTTTTTCTGTTGAGATGAGTGGGAGCTGGGTGCAGCTCCTGATTTGACTTTCCTCATATCGATGATTGATCGACCCTTTGACCAGCCTCGTCCAAAGTCCTCCGGGTGAATCAAGCGCTGGAAAGGGAGGAAacgaggaaagaaagaaagagagaagctGGCTCACCGCCATCTTCCCCCACGTGGTGCGCAGCCAGCCCATGTtcgttgatcttcttcattcagACCTGACTGGCGTACAGAGAAGTTGCTCGGAACTGTCACGTCATTGATGAGATGAGATGTTATTCTTTTGCTTGACTAACAGCAAATATACTACGGAATCAATCCTTGCCCGACTGCTTGGTTAAGCTTCAGCCTCTCCACTTTGTGGCCTTGAAAGCCCAAATTCGGGTGGTCGTAGCGATGCACCCACATCTTCTGTCCATGTCGGGTTTTTTTGTCAGCCTATAACCTTGGTTTCATTGAGAGACACCGTGGAGATGACGAGCGACATATTTGAATCCTCCGGAAAATCATCATGTTTCGAAATTGTCTCGCCATCGGCCCAAACTAGGGAGAGGGGCCCCTGCAACTACTCAGTGCAGTGACCAGTCCTCATgatgaagatcgagatcTGTCTCATGCATATCATTAGTGATTTGACGTAGCTCTTTCTCCACCAGTTAGTTTTGTgcagggaagaaaaaagaaatttatCAGGTCGCTGCTGCTGAATGACTTCAACGTAGACATGCTGGGAGACACGAGCCTCGGTGACCTGAATATCAGAGCATCTTTCTTCAAGAACCCCAGACAATTTGCTATTGCTCCCTCACCAGGAGCAATAGCAGCAATCTTGACATCCAAAATGAAGAGGGAGTCTTTCGGCAGCCCCACGGCGATGTCCAGGCTCACCAAGCCACCAGTAGAGTCGACTAGGCCAGATCGCCATGCGCCACGGTCGAGGGCCAGCTTTAAAGTCTATAGAACCGAACGTAAGCTATTTACTGCAGGTTCTTCAAGCAGGCCGTGATCGACCGTCTTGATTGGAGTTCCGGCATTGCCCACGGTCCCCTCCAGGCTCCGATCGACAATTCGGTCTTGTTCGGTCTTGACAGACGGGGCCCAAACGTGCGGCTTCGGGTCGGCCCAGCGCGGCCAGGAGGTGAAGGTACCAGCTTTTTGCCAGTCTTGTCACCACCGgtcgctctttttttttcaaaccaTCGACGCAAGTCTTTGCACTGTGAAGGAACTGAATGGCCCCGTAGAGATCCGAATAAGATACCTATCAGGTGTaaggggagagagaatgtCTTTTACATGGCCATCGAGCTACAGTCTGCGGACTACATAACTTCTATCTCCTCCAGTGAGTCAATCTTGACTCTGATCGACAGACTAGCATATAATACGAGAAAGTATCAGCGGCTGGACCAGGATGCTCACACCGTAAATGGGCTGACTCGATCACCTGGAACATTCAACTGCTCTCATTCGGTAGTCAGTGTCCAAGGTGAGCCACACTAGTAGATTGAAATaataaaacaaaaacaaagtcGAAGATTTCGGTAGACCAACCATTCGGCCTGACGAACTCTCTTCTTGGTTAATGATCAGGGTCCAACCAGGACGAGCGGCCAAAAATGGACATCAACAATGCAAAGGGAAAATTAAAaacaggaaaaaagaaaaagaaaacacacTAAACTCAAATGGAGACCACTATTGACGAAGAGAGACAAAAGGAAAGACAAACtggggggtgtgagagaatgcaaggaaagaaaaatcggTAAAATCGGTAAAATCCGATGCATACTCCTGGTCTCATCCATTCTCGAGTGACGGTGTCCTGAGGTGGGCATTCGACCATCCCCAATGCCTGCTACTATCCACCGAAGAGGTGGGCAGTGAATACGACGCGCTTGGCTCGTCTTTGGCAAGTTTAGTATTGGAATTGACCTACAGCATCTCATAATGGTTGAATCTTGAAAACAGCTGAGATCCAATGAGATCATTCCAGCCTGTGGAGCATCACCAGCTCTCAGATCTTacaatttctttctttgctttgCTCAATTCAACCCCTCGATATCCGGGGAGGAGAGTACAGTTGCTCCAGATAGACGCCGGCCAGCAAACTCTCAATTCCCGGCCTCGACGAAGGGTGGACCTCAGTCCAGGTCCCAGATACAACCTCACGAGAAGAACCAATTATCACAAttgaaagggggaaaagaaataggcAGAGTGACTCCGAAGGCCTTTTTCACCtaatttgtttttttttctacttgCGAGTTACCTACCTGGTAAAGGTACCCTATCCCGGGTACGTCCTGCCCACCGGCCGCCCGCAAGTCTTTTTGACATCTGCTGGTCTGCGACAAAGTGCAGACTCCGATTCTCGAGGCGGCGAGGTACAAACTCACTATACCTTCACGGGCGAGAGCGTTTGAACTATGCTCTGGCAGAAACTTTTTACATTTCTGTTTTACTCCAAGAAACGAAATCAGATATTGTCTCTGCACAGCAACGAGAGATTGTCAAACGAGAAAATCACCCAGACAGTGATCTATATGCACGACAGTCACAAGCTCCCCCAGGCTACTATCTTTGTCAATGCTACGTCCTGCCACGAAAGGATTATTCTTGAACATCTTGACTGGCCTGGCTTCTCGTCCGTGCTTTTTGCCTTCTCATTGCCCGTCATCCTGCCCGCCTGGTTGATCCAGGTTACACCAAAAGAATCTGTAAGTTGATGATATTTCCGCCCGTGCATGCTTCGATTTCCCATTATTGCTTATATCTGTTTTTGGGGTGTTCAAGTGGTACTCCAGCCGCGAAGATTCTGTTGCGCAGCTGGTATTCAGACTATGCAGAGTGAAGATTCAATTCTCTCGCCTCAAGCTGTCTTCGGAGTACTCGATAGGATTGTCCACAGTGTCAGAAGCTTTCGATAGAACACTCGAGTCTCTGCCGGCAAAGGACTTGATCCGTTCTTTTCCTGTAAATGTTACATGACTGTGTCCGATGACCATCAACTCAGCAGCCACACCTAGATGGGGGGAGCATGGTCTATCTGCAATGCATCGCTAACCTATCTCGAGGTATTCATTCAAATCTGCTTCCTGCAATTCCGTCCTTTCGGCCTTGACCAGCGGGAGGAAGAATCTTGAATTATTGTTTTACATCCAGCGCTTTTAACTCGCCCACCTCCACCATGTCCGCGGGCCTTCTGGCCGGGCTCTAATCCTCAGCGTCGCCGTCGCGGCTTGCTGGGTTTCTCATCAGTTCCGCCAGCCCTAAAGCGCCGAGTTGTGGTCTTCCGCTATATTCTGTTGACAAACTTTTGTCGTCAGTACGAGAGATCGTTGCCTATCTCATGATATAAGAGCTCAGTCTTTTCCAGTCCTTCTTGAGTTTATCCTCTTTCAACCATTCTTTTTGAACCATCATCCTTGGACACCACCCTCTTCAATTCTTTGACAACTATACGCGCTTTTCAACTCTACTACACCTTTCCCTCAACCCATCATCCTTCTTGACCGACCTCCTTTGATCTAGCCCTTCCGTTAGCTGTTCACGGAAGTGCTCCGATTTTATCCTCATTCATCCTTTTTGGTAAGTGATAACATGGAGGGGCGATTGAGTCGTCGCAATGTCTAGCCTGTTATGCTGATGCGGTCTGCTACATCCTTCCATCTAGATATCTGCAACCACACCTTGGTGCATAATCAAGACCTCCCCACTGAAATTCTTTAGCAAAAATGAATCCTTGTGAGTTATATCCCCTCTGCATCTCGCATGGACATCCCCTCGGTCGATTCCCTGTGCTGCAGCCCTCCTTCCTGCAACTAAGCGTGGATGAGACCTTACGCTGTCTTGTGAATGTCAACACCCTGACTTCAGTCTCTATCCATGAATGGCGGTACTAAGATATTCTCACACTTAGCTTTTAACATGACTGATCCCTTCAACATGCACGGTCAAGACACAACCGAAGGAGCTTACCTGAACCCTCAAGGTGGCGCATATGCGGAGCATAACGGAGACCACGATCAGCGAGTCGGAGGATTCGCTTCTATGCCTGTCACCAACGGCCCTCAGTACCACGCACCCCAGTCTGCACTGCAGGAAGTCCAGTAAGTTTTTCTacttttccattctttttggGCAATGACCATCAGAGACGGATTGCAATCTGGGCGGCTCTTGCCCTCCTTCTCTGATTCTCTTTCCACCAAACAATGTCGTCTCTCCCTTGCTCGCTGCGCCTTTTCCCGGGTCCGGGCAGCTTGAACTTCAGTCCAGTCTGTATCTCTACCTTCTATACAGTTGTGGCCACTGTCTTTCATCTGGACCTGGGTTCTTGCTCTTGAAAATGGAGTCCCGTGCCCTACTTCTGATGACACCACCCATTGTTCTTCcccttcatcatcactcCATCTTTTCTCCGAGACAATGGGTGTCGATTCCTTTTTTGCTGCCTTGTCTGTCATTGTCCTTTTTTactgcttcttcttcttcctctaTACTTGATTCATCTCATGATGATGAGCTTCGTAAAGACTGACGCCTTTGACCTTTATAGCTATTCCAACCAGTCCCCTCTCGCAATGGCCCCTCCGGATACCTCGACTGGTATGTTCGAGgcttcgtcctcctcctccttcttcttttaaTATCGTCTTCTCTTTGTGCATGAAACTAACGGCTCTCTTCGTGCGAGTAGATGCCTTTGCTCTCCACTCAAATGCCATCTTCCCGAACATGTCCCAGTATTCACTTGACCGGCTGGCTGACTTCAACCGGGCAACGTCATTGTAAGTGAGCTGAATGTGAAG
The window above is part of the Penicillium oxalicum strain HP7-1 chromosome VI, whole genome shotgun sequence genome. Proteins encoded here:
- a CDS encoding Eukaryotic translation initiation factor 3 subunit G; this translates as MSRLGNNADWADDDEYDDPSALPATQITENKDGTKTVVSYRFNDENKKVKVTRRIKSTVVREHVNPQVAERRSWAKFGLEKGHAPGPSFDTTSVGENMIFRPSTNWKAQAAEAEKNPEQGSMKDQLKDKKVKCRICSGEHFTARCPFKDTMAPVEESTGAAGDMGVDEGAAGGLGAGSSSYVPPHLRGKAGGAAGEKMGGRFEKDDLATLRVTNVSELAEEQELRDLFERFGRVTRVFLARDRETQRAKGFAFISYADRGDAARACEKMDGFGYRHLILRVEFAKRST